A stretch of the Plodia interpunctella isolate USDA-ARS_2022_Savannah chromosome Z, ilPloInte3.2, whole genome shotgun sequence genome encodes the following:
- the TrpA1 gene encoding fer-1-like protein 6 isoform X5 has translation MRRGTKGHRRQAARRDAGDAKGGGVPPHTEHFQICVHVIEARNLVWSFPLSGTSYVVMVYGKKKRRTTLRKNMVEPVYRESFVFDTCKTMHDLENSKIWMGVMETRMCSSPRLMGEGYIEIGEIWAQPNHHVDEKWIQLTLPTLPESVGFIKVCVIVIFKGDSEAIEMHTKTPGENDDNIHQASSSSEQQKANYKFKIFAALGLNAGDRRHGKSLNTFVKVSFSGLTAKTGVKHHDNNPQYCEQISMVEMFPNINQKVSFEVFTHEGVSTKILASSYLYLNWISHDGNNGFVPTFGPSLLHMYGALNNQPDIEGPYHRGALLVSLNTIVPYDLQKFRSVNVEPIMPVKLETLWRWENFCIYCPILQMSMIDGWLEGRCGVSITIGEMFNHYGEEKNDEAEFMAMLSEIRSRKLNYLEQDLTKASCMCMDFSKGFPVLQLAAKLPDFRFRIYRNNILSRIVTDLNEKVEDIECRLNSLNCDYVKDISTMIKLTADDAAASTKVFLDAAESEELKGQPTELDEKQLALMKQELGNIRKKLCDISSSSTTSLVNNNIESKKYVKTTLMELRHMVNTMNGLINKNPHGWPDIIIWVIRGGGTIAYYRMSAADILFSPDAEQNGRHAGKVQTLYLKSLKCPKHQTACQKCMITKIELQLWMGLYKQYYAFEDCLPEGYKIKLRGYNIFLKAISMILECRVFIYNAKLTGVIDNNAKTNVFVRVHILNKICETVFHPKSSLLTWNQVLKTRFETYSTPDKIEMTPPEVTVDVLENPSQSKEYLIGRVNVLPVVDDRQSYEHAPKLRNYDLFCGKDHVGEILMSVQLLKIPEKVVNTTSYGNLDTQPQENCTKDFSKCINFYEVEVLPTNMLPQMETYKIDIKWWGLRELPVIKKPCVVLEINNLVIKSDVALDKKANCNFPHGHSSYTFEAPLSEPYCPPLSLRLYDCSTFGRTLFLGAHVVKNPNKFMIKWMPTSERDRLLKSKKFTSQTFQSATHVLYVTNNHQTQRDEFLEEIYADKNNPKNEKCFKWRKLIAKKEPKEEELSLLPIFDSDIKTREKPPEKKDWWQRYFASKNHSTENYTKGDKIVIYPSELEKQPEFSKFRDWCFNLKFHYNIEKKPVHEKDSSDYCGSLKTGIAVYNWPPAGDTVAVNKDGVDLSKGYFSEYPPNDPAKFLIRVYVLKAFNIVLKDYTDKRGFSIMITVGKKKFKDRQKDTQPSSNPMFGEMYELTCTLPEDYLLTLSLYEGSEELIGTTTIDLEDRIYTKHKACVGLSPKYDLVGPSKWRDQRKPSEILEELCACHHIPPPAYSDKDTVTVNGVPYKKNKTSSGENASSSEDQENICLSILHEWHTLPVCGFRLVPEHVETRTLYRPDKPDISQGQLQMWIDIYPFDSNENIPPPMDITPPKIEEYELRIVVWDVQGLKITNWKRKSLDIYIKGFIGSSDLAQTTDVCYGVTSEASFNWRMIFHLYYQHSEKMLIIKDKGPYTEYEERMPPNFIIQVIDNNTDQILASSSLNLTNFPRGVKHFQQCTLKSEERKKVNLFLTRSMRSWWCLETTNERGKKSMMRHRYNWQ, from the exons ATGCGGCGCGGAACAAAGGGACACCGACGTCAGGCCGCGCGGCGTGATGCCGGAGATGCAAAGGGTGGTGGTGTGCCACCGCACACAGAACATTTCCAG ATATGCGTCCATGTGATTGAAGCTCGTAATTTAGTATGGAGTTTCCCTCTATCGGGTACATCGTATGTTGTAATGGTTTACGGTAAAAAGAAACGAAGGACTACGCTCAGGAAAAACATGGTAGAACCCGTTTATAGAGAG AGTTTTGTCTTTGATACCTGCAAGACAATGCATGACCtagaaaattctaaaatttgGATGGGTGTCATGGAGACGAGAATGTGCAGCTCACCAAGGTTGATGGGGGAAGGTTACATCGAAATTGGCGAGATATGGGCACAGCCAA ATCATCATGTTGATGAGAAGTGGATACAATTAACATTGCCAACGTTGCCGGAGTCCGTCGGTTTTATCAAAGTCTGcgttattgtaatatttaaaggaGACAGTGAAGCAATCGAAATGCATACTAAAACGCCAGGCGAAAATGATGACAa CATTCATCAAGCGTCATCGAGCTCTGAACAGCAGAAggcaaattacaaatttaaaatttttgccgCTTTAGGTTTGAATGCGGGTGATCGACGCCATGGAAAATCTTTGAATACCTTCGTTAAAGTATCTTTTTCTGGACTAACG GCTAAAACAGGAGTGAAGCATCATGACAATAACCCACAGTACTGTGAGCAAATATCAATGGTGGAGATGTTTCCCAACATTAACCAAAAAGTGTCCTTCGAAGTTTTTACACATGAGGGTGTCAGTACTAAGATCCTGGCGTCTTCATATTTATACTTGAATTGGATCTCTCATGATGGAAATAATG GTTTTGTGCCGACTTTTGGACCATCTCTGTTGCATATGTATGGAGCATTAAATAACCAACCGGATATAGAAGGTCCTTATCATCGCGGGGCCTTGTTGGTGTCATTGAATACTATAGTTCCTTATGATTTGCAGAAATTCAGGTCTGTCAATGTTGAACCAATCATGCCTGTAAAACTT gaaaCATTGTGGCGATGGGAAAATTTTTGCATATACTGTCCTATTCTACAAATGTCTATGATTGATGGTTGGTTGGAAGGGAGATGTGGTGTATCTATAACAATAGGAGAAATGTTCAATCACTATGGTGAAGAGAAAAATGATGAAGCAG AATTTATGGCGATGTTGAGTGAAATCC GTTCTCGGAAGCTAAACTACTTAGAACAAGATCTGACTAAAGCTTCTTGCATGTGCATGGACTTTTCAAAAGGATTCCCTGTGCTTCAGCTGGCTGCCAAGCTACCAGACTTCCGCTTTCGGATATATAGGAATAACATTTTGAGCCGCATAGTTACCGATTTG AATGAAAAAGTCGAAGACATTGAGTGCCGTCTCAATTCTTTAAATTGCGATTATGTTAAAGATATTTCAACAATGATAAAACTTACAGCCGACGATGCTGCTGCCAGCACCAAAGTTTTTTTGGATGCTGCTGAATCAGAGGAACTTAAAGGCCAGCCTACGGAACTTGATGAGAAACAGTTAGCTTTGATGAAGCAAGAACTT GGAAATATACGTAAAAAGCTTTGTGATATATCTTCAAGTAGTACAACATCCttagtcaataataatatagaatctAAGAAATACGTGAAAACGACCTTAATGGAATTGAGACATATGGTGAATACAATGAatggtttaataaataag AATCCTCACGGCTGGccagatattataatatgggTAATTCGTGGTGGAGGGACAATAGCATATTATCGGATGTCAGCAGCAGACATCTTATTTTCACCTGATGCAGAACAAAATGGCCGTCATGCAGGCAAAGTGCAAACCTTGTATTTGaag tcatTAAAATGTCCTAAACACCAAACTGCTTGTCAAAAATGCATGATAACCAAAATCGAGCTGCAGCTTTGGATGGGACTGTATAAACAATACTATGCTTTTGAAGATTGTTTACCAGAaggctataaaataaaactcagaggatacaatatttttctcaaagcAATTAGTATG atACTCGAATGCCGCGTTTTTATATACAACGCAAAACTGACTGGAGTTATTGATAACAACGCGAAGACCAATGTCTTCGTTAGAGTACacattttgaacaaaatttgTGAAACTGTA ttcCATCCAAAATCGTCGCTGTTAACTTGGAATCAAGTGCTGAAAACACGATTTGAAACTTACTCGACGCCAGACAAAATAGAAATGACCCCTCCGGAAGTTACAGTCGATGTTCTTGAGAATCCGTCTCAG tcaaaagaatatttaatcGGCAGAGTAAATGTTCTGCCGGTAGTTGATGATAGACAGTCTTACGAACACGCTCCAAAGTTGCGGAATTACGATTTGTTTTGCGGCAAGGATCACGTTGGCGAAATactcatgtccgtgcagttaTTGAAG ATTCCAGAAAAAGTAGTGAATACTACGTCCTATGGCAATTTAGACACACAACCCCAAGAGAACTGCACCAAGGACTTTTCGAAATGCATTAACTTTTATGAGGTTGAAGTTTTACCGACGAATATGCTACCACAGATGGAGacatataa AATCGATATAAAATGGTGGGGGCTCAGAGAACTTCCTGTAATCAAAAAGCCGTGTgttgttttagaaataaataatttggtaaTAAAATCAGATGTGGCTTTAGATAAGAAAGCTAATTGCAATTTTCCCCATGGACACTCGTCATATACTTTCGAGGCACCGCTTTCCGAGCCTTACTGCCCACCTTTAAGCTTAAGATTATACGACTGCAGTACTTTTGGTCGAACTCTATTTCTTGGTGCACATGTCGTAAAAAATCCTAAcaaatttatgataaaatggATGCCCACTTCAGAACGAGACCGTTTACTGAAGAGCAAGAAATTTACATCACAGACGTTTCAATCAG CTACTCATGTATTATATGTGACAAACAATCATCAAACACAACGCGATGAGTTTTTAGAAGAAATTTATgctgataaaaataatcctaaaaatgaaaaatgtttcaaatgGCGCAAGTTAATAGCTAAAAAAGAAcccaaagaagaagaattgtCACTTTTACCAATATTCGATAGCGATATAAAAACGCGTGAGAAACCACCGGAAAAAAAAGATTGGTGGCAGAGATACTTTGCTTCGAAG AATCACTCAACTGAAAATTATACGAAAGGAGATAAGATTGTC ATATATCCATCGGAACTGGAAAAACAACCGGAGTTTTCGAAATTTCGCGACTGgtgtttcaatttaaaatttcactaCAATATCGAGAAAAAACCAGTTCATGAAAAAGATAGCAGTGATTATTGTGGCTCTCTGAAAACTGGCATAGCTGTTTACAACTGGCCTCCGGCTGGGGACACTGTAGCTGTAAATAAAGACGGAGTTGACTTGAGTAAAGG ATATTTCAGTGAGTACCCTCCCAATGATCCTGCAAAATTCTTAATTCGAGTATATGTATTGAAAGCTTTCAATATCGTGCTGAAAGATTATACAGACAAACGTGGCTTTTCCATTATGATAACTGttggaaaaaagaaatttaaagaCCGCCAGAAGGATACGCAACCTTCCAGTAATCCAATGTTTGGAGA AATGTATGAATTGACTTGTACACTACCAGAAGATTATCTACTAACTTTATCATTATATGAAGGTTCAGAAGAACTAATAGGAACAACCACTATCGACTTAGAAGATCGGATATATACTAAGCATAAAGCCTGTGTTGGATTGTCCCCTAAATATGATTT ggTTGGTCCATCAAAGTGGCGAGACCAGCGTAAACCATCTGAAATTCTCGAAGAATTGTGTGCCTGTCATCATATTCCACCGCCTGCGTATTCGGATAAAGATACGGTTACTGTAAACGGAGtgccatataaaaaaaataaaacaa gttcCGGTGAAAATGCTTCGTCGTCGGAGGATCAAGAAAATATCTGTTTGAGTATATTGCATGAGTGGCATACTCTACCAGTATGTGGCTTTCGTTTGGTGCCTGAACATGTTGAGACTCGAACATTATATCGTCCCGATAAACCCGATATTAGCCAG GGTCAACTGCAAATGTGGATTGACATATATCCATTCGATTCCAATGAAAACATTCCGCCTCCAATGGATATAACACCTCCGAAGATAGAAGAATATGAATTGAGAATAGTTGTTTGGGATGTTCAAGGATTGAAAATTACGAACTGGAAGAGAAAGagcttagatatttatataaaagg ATTCATCGGCAGCAGTGATCTAGCACAAACAACAGACGTATGTTATGGAGTTACTAGCGAAGCTAGTTTCAACTGGCGAATGATATTTCATCTTTATTACCAGCATTCTGAAAAAATG ttaataataaaagacaaGGGACCATATACGGAATATGAGGAAAGAATgccaccaaatttcattatccAAGTTATTGATAACAATACAGATCAGATTTTAG CTTCATCCTCTCTCAATTTGACGAATTTTCCACGTGGTGTAAAGCATTTCCAACAGTGTACCTTAAAGTCAGAGGAACGCaagaaagtaaatttatttttaacaagatCAATGAGGTCTTGGTGGTGTCTAGAGACTACAAATGAAAGAGGAAAAAAATCGATGatg AGACATCGGTATAATTGGcagtga